The following coding sequences lie in one Arthrobacter sp. PGP41 genomic window:
- a CDS encoding phage holin family protein, which translates to MSGRHSGRTSQGLRITALPRTLKLLFRLAPRQLNDEIAFAKIELKRKGMQVGVAAAFFAVALVFLLFLVVGLIVAAIMGLATIMPAWLAALLVSAAFLLIALIGGLIGARKFKKAMPLMPEETIRGIKHDIGVAKEGSAFNAAVLDPQSPEGKAAKAAKDEAAAKAKAEKAVKAADHDKEFPHASEPELARRLNQRRHHLTEVRDELGTELDVKTQARYLLASAQDKLREGQALAGRGRDVAGQKFAALAGSADLEKRWKPLAAFIAAGTAFLVLVRKLLRTY; encoded by the coding sequence ATGAGCGGACGTCACAGCGGGCGTACCAGCCAGGGATTGCGCATCACAGCGCTCCCAAGGACGCTAAAACTCCTTTTCCGGTTGGCGCCGCGCCAGCTCAATGACGAAATCGCCTTCGCCAAGATCGAGCTCAAGCGCAAGGGAATGCAGGTCGGAGTAGCCGCTGCGTTCTTTGCTGTAGCCCTCGTGTTCCTTTTGTTCCTGGTGGTGGGCCTCATCGTGGCGGCAATCATGGGCCTGGCAACCATCATGCCCGCCTGGCTGGCCGCGCTCCTGGTGTCGGCGGCCTTCCTGCTGATAGCGCTGATCGGCGGCCTGATCGGTGCAAGGAAATTCAAGAAGGCCATGCCGCTCATGCCGGAGGAGACCATCCGCGGCATCAAGCACGATATCGGCGTGGCAAAGGAAGGGTCCGCCTTCAACGCCGCAGTCCTGGATCCCCAGAGTCCGGAAGGCAAAGCCGCCAAAGCCGCGAAGGATGAAGCCGCGGCAAAGGCCAAGGCCGAGAAGGCAGTCAAAGCGGCTGACCACGACAAGGAATTCCCGCACGCATCCGAGCCCGAGCTGGCCCGCCGCCTCAACCAGCGCCGCCACCACCTCACCGAAGTACGCGACGAACTCGGCACTGAGCTGGATGTCAAGACCCAAGCCCGGTACCTGCTGGCCTCCGCCCAGGACAAGCTGCGCGAAGGGCAGGCCCTGGCCGGCCGCGGCCGGGATGTTGCAGGGCAGAAGTTTGCCGCCCTGGCCGGGTCCGCTGACCTCGAGAAGCGATGGAAGCCGCTGGCGGCCTTCATCGCCGCGGGGACGGCCTTCCTGGTGCTCGTCCGAAAGCTCCTGCGGACGTACTAG
- a CDS encoding CDP-alcohol phosphatidyltransferase family protein: MKFIGAGSRPGRPQVDHDRVFTIPNLLTVVRFMGVPLFIWLVLAQKEYGAGVVVLAVMAGTDWIDGYIARRFDQASRLGRVLDPIADRLALIAVAVTLVMAGVVHWLYLAALVIPDAVLLALTLSFFRGHPDLPVSMVGKVRTGLLLLGTPILVLSRLDTGFSGELFVAAWIVLGLGLVGHWIAAYNYFWAILRKGRMARQHDDGTT; the protein is encoded by the coding sequence GTGAAGTTCATTGGTGCCGGCTCCCGTCCCGGACGCCCCCAGGTGGACCACGACCGGGTGTTCACTATCCCCAACCTGCTCACCGTGGTGCGCTTCATGGGCGTCCCGCTCTTCATCTGGCTTGTCCTGGCGCAGAAGGAATACGGTGCCGGCGTAGTGGTGCTGGCGGTCATGGCCGGCACGGACTGGATTGACGGCTACATCGCCCGCCGCTTCGATCAGGCCTCCAGGCTCGGCCGGGTCCTGGACCCCATCGCCGACCGCCTCGCCCTGATCGCCGTGGCTGTCACGCTGGTGATGGCCGGCGTCGTCCACTGGCTGTACCTGGCCGCGCTGGTGATCCCGGATGCCGTCCTGCTCGCCCTGACGCTGTCCTTCTTCCGGGGGCACCCGGACCTCCCGGTAAGCATGGTGGGCAAGGTGCGCACCGGCCTGCTGCTGCTCGGAACGCCGATACTGGTCCTTTCACGGCTGGATACGGGATTTTCCGGCGAGCTGTTCGTTGCCGCCTGGATAGTGCTTGGTCTTGGGCTGGTTGGCCATTGGATTGCTGCCTACAACTACTTCTGGGCCATCCTGCGAAAGGGCAGAATGGCCCGGCAACACGACGACGGGACAACCTGA
- a CDS encoding DMT family transporter, translating to MVWMAVVLALLGAFCLALGAQRQGSAVKADTGGLALSSNGFLRLLRNPRWVFGLLLLCTGMAMNAVALVSAPLTVVQPIGAIALVITTIINARDQDLTINRATVVAIAACVTGSALFVLLAVNVTQENHHVSVEDELTIVLLLALAVGVFGTLAVMFKHRINAFVYILGAGVLFGFVAVLTRIIGKHLLDPNGLFLLNVQWYSVVALIAAGGLGSWFVQNAYSSGPPDLVIAGLTVIDPLVGIAIGIVILGELRPDVHAVMAIAMGTAASLAIVGVIALSRHHPEVTKRKKDARKAVGRAVR from the coding sequence ATGGTGTGGATGGCGGTGGTGCTTGCGCTGCTTGGCGCCTTCTGCCTGGCCCTCGGCGCCCAACGCCAGGGGAGCGCTGTCAAGGCGGACACCGGCGGCCTTGCCCTGAGCTCCAACGGCTTCTTGCGCCTGCTTCGGAATCCGCGCTGGGTGTTCGGCCTGTTGCTGCTGTGCACCGGTATGGCCATGAACGCGGTGGCGCTCGTATCCGCCCCGCTGACGGTCGTCCAGCCCATCGGTGCCATCGCCCTGGTGATCACCACCATCATCAATGCACGGGACCAGGACCTCACCATCAACCGGGCAACGGTGGTGGCCATCGCCGCCTGCGTGACGGGCTCCGCGCTCTTTGTCCTCCTGGCGGTCAACGTCACCCAGGAAAACCACCACGTGAGCGTGGAGGACGAGCTCACCATCGTGCTGCTGCTTGCCCTCGCCGTTGGAGTCTTCGGCACGCTCGCCGTCATGTTCAAACACCGGATCAATGCCTTCGTCTACATCCTGGGCGCCGGGGTGCTCTTTGGCTTCGTGGCCGTCCTCACCCGGATCATCGGCAAGCATCTGCTCGACCCGAACGGGCTGTTCCTGCTGAACGTTCAGTGGTACTCCGTGGTGGCCCTTATCGCCGCCGGCGGGCTGGGGTCCTGGTTTGTCCAAAACGCCTATTCCTCCGGCCCGCCGGACCTCGTGATTGCAGGACTCACGGTGATTGACCCCCTGGTGGGCATCGCGATCGGCATTGTGATCCTCGGTGAACTGCGCCCGGATGTCCACGCCGTGATGGCCATTGCGATGGGAACCGCGGCCTCCCTTGCTATCGTTGGGGTGATCGCCCTTTCCAGGCACCACCCCGAGGTCACGAAGCGCAAGAAGGACGCGCGGAAGGCCGTGGGCCGGGCGGTGCGTTAG